A genomic stretch from Canis lupus familiaris isolate Mischka breed German Shepherd chromosome 17, alternate assembly UU_Cfam_GSD_1.0, whole genome shotgun sequence includes:
- the TCHH gene encoding trichohyalin isoform X4, whose product MSPLLRSIFNITEMFNQYASHDCDGAALSKKDLKNLLEREFGDVLRRPHDPETVDLILELLDRDCNGLVDFNEFLLFVFKVAQACYYALSQAAGLDEKGANCEGKDNPLQDPRQKEDQRRFEPQDTQFEERRQKRQELERELAEEEQQRLQRREQERRLEEEEHLQRRKGREPETLPDQEQRRERQAQRELQEEEHLQRRERQEQGERALEEEGEQLQRQRRQERHLEQELRREQERRVQEQEQELRREEQELRREQELRREQELRRKEPRLEQELRREQEERREQELRREQELRRKEPRLEQELRREEQELRREQELRRKEQRLEQELRREQELRREQEQTREQLRRKEPRLEQELRRRQEERREQELRREQEPRRDEPQQRREQLRRKEQRLEQELGREQELRHEQELRREEQELRREQELRREQELRRNEQRLEQELRREQEERREQELRREQELRREEPRLEQELGREQELRHEQELRREEQELGREQELRREQELRRNEQRLEQELRREQELRRKEPRLEQELRGEQGRREQLRREEQRLEQELRREQEERREQELRREQELRREEPRLEQELRREQELRRKEPRLEQELRREQERREQLRREEQRLEQELRREQEERREQLRREEQRLEQQQRREQQLAEEVEQEEARERGKCRTPRWQWQLESEAEARQSKVYSRPRRQKEEKRQRQELEQQLRAQEEDAQGQRGARPLGEERERGLQREEQVRRLEAEEEQRRDSKWQWQAEEESERRRQRLSARPALQEQRERQLRAEEPQERELFREEEQQRRRLERGQEQQVREEEKQLRLENFQEDQGRKLRQEEQRRDQKWRWQPDEESQRHRHIVYAKPAEREQLREEEQVQREEREKRRRQEEPLLQEREEQLRRQERDRKFREEEQLLQEREEQLRRREREQQLRQERDRKFREEEQLLQEREEQLRRQARDRKFREEEQLLQEREEQLRRREREQQLRQERDRKFREEEQLLQEREEQLRQERDRKFREEEQLLQEREEQLRRQERDRKFREEEQLLQEREEQLRRREREQQLRQERDRKFREEEPLLQEREEQLRRREREQQLCQERDRKFREEEQLLQEREEQLRRQERDRKFREEEQLLQEREEQLCRQERDRKFREEEQLLQEREEQLRRQERDRKFREEEQLLQEREEQLRRREREQQLRQERDRKFREEEQLLQEREEQLRRQARDRKFREEEQLLQEREEQLRRREREQQLRQERDRKFREEEQLLQEREEQLRQERDRKFREEEQLLQEREEQLRRQERDRKFREEEQLLQEREEQLRRREREQQLRQERDRKFREEEQLLQEREEQLRQERDRKFREEEQLLQEREEQLRRQERDRKFREEEQLLQEREEQLRRREREQQLRQERDRKFREEEQLLQEREEQLRRQEHDRKFREEEQLLQEREEQLRRQEHDRKFREEEQLLQEREEQLRRQERDRKFREEEQLLQEREEQLRRREREQQLCQERDRKFREEEPLLQEREEQLRRQERDRKFREEEQLLQEREEQLRRQERDRKFREEEQLLQEREEQLRRREREQQLRQERDRKFREEEPLLQEREEQLRRQERDRKFREEEQLLQEREEQLRRQERDRKFREEEQLLQEREEQLRRREREQQLRQERDRKFREEEPLLQEREEQLRRQERDRKFREEEQLLQEREEQLRRQERDRKFREEERLLQEREEQLRRREREQQLRQERDRKFREEEQLLQEREEQLRRREREQQLRQERDRKFREEEQLLQEREEQLRRREREQQLRQERDRKFREEEQLLQEREEQLRRREREQQLRQERDRKFREEEQLLQEREEQLRRQQREDQRRRSQVWEEGDKGRRQALEPGKRPFASVPVRSSPLYEYIQEQRSQYRP is encoded by the exons atgtctccactTCTGAGAAGCATCTTCAATATCACTGAAATGTTTAATCAATATGCCTCACATGATTGTGATGGGGCAGCACTAAGCAAGAAAGACCTGAAGAACCTCCTTGAAAGGGAATTTGGAGATGTCCTTCgg agaCCACATGACCCTGAGACAGTAGATCTGATCCTGGAACTTCTGGATCGCGACTGTAACGGGCTGGTTGACTTCAACGAATTCCTCCTGTTCGTTTTCAAGGTGGCTCAAGCTTGTTATTACGCCCTCAGCCAGGCTGCCGGGCTAGATGAGAAGGGGGCCAACTGTGAGGGAAAGGATAACCCATTACAAGATCCCAGGCAAAAAGAAGACCAAAGGAGATTTGAGCCCCAGGACACACAATTTGAAGAACGCAGGCAGAAGAGACAGGAACTGGAGAGGGAGCTcgcagaggaggagcagcagcgACTGCAGAGGCGAGAACAGGAAAGGCGCCTGGAAGAGGAAGAGCATCTGCAGAGGCGCAAGGGTCGAGAGCCAGAGACACTTCCTGATCAAGAGCAAAGGCGAGAGAGGCAGGCGCAGCGGGAGCTGCAAGAGGAAGAGCATCTGCAAAGGCGGGAGCGCCAAGAGCAAGGCGAGCGGGCACTCGAGGAGGAAGGCGAGCAACTGCAACGGCAAAGGCGCCAGGAAAGGCACCTGGAGCAGGAGCTGCGGCGCGAGCAGGAGAGACGTGTGCAAGAACAAGAGCAGGAGCTGAGACGCGAGGAGCAGGAGCTCAGGCGTGAGCAGGAGCTAAGGCGCGAGCAAGAACTGAGACGCAAGGAGCCGCGCCTGGAGCAGGAGCTGAGGCGCGAGCAGGAGGAAAGACGCGAGCAAGAACTAAGGCGCGAGCAGGAGCTGAGACGCAAGGAGCCGCGCCTGGAGCAGGAGCTGAGGCGCGAGGAGCAGGAGCTCAGGCGTGAGCAAGAACTGAGGCGCAAAGAGCAGCGCTTGGAGCAGGAGCTGAGGCGCGAGCAAGAACTAAGGCGCGAGCAGGAGCAGACACGTGAGCAGCTGAGACGCAAGGAGCCGCGCCTGGAGCAGGAGCTGAGGCGCCGGCAGGAGGAAAGACGCGAGCAAGAACTAAGGCGCGAGCAGGAGCCGCGGCGCGACGAGCCGCAGCAGAGACGGGAGCAGCTGAGACGCAAGGAGCAGCGcctggagcaggagctggggcGCGAACAAGAATTAAGACACGAGCAGGAGCTGAGACGCGAGGAGCAGGAGCTCAGGCGTGAGCAGGAGCTAAGGCGCGAGCAAGAACTGAGGCGCAATGAGCAGCGCTTGGAGCAGGAGCTGAGGCGCGAGCAGGAGGAAAGACGCGAGCAAGAACTAAGGCGCGAGCAGGAGCTGAGACGCGAGGAGCCGCGcctggagcaggagctggggcGCGAACAAGAATTAAGACACGAGCAGGAGCTGAGACGCGAGGAGCAGGAGCTCGGGCGTGAGCAGGAGCTAAGGCGCGAGCAAGAACTGAGGCGCAATGAGCAGCGCTTGGAGCAGGAGCTGAGGCGCGAGCAGGAGCTGAGACGCAAGGAGCCGCGCCTGGAGCAGGAGCTGAGGGGCGAGCAGGGAAGACGTGAGCAGCTCAGACGCGAGGAGCAGCGCCTGGAGCAGGAGCTGAGGCGCGAGCAGGAGGAAAGACGCGAGCAAGAACTAAGGCGCGAGCAGGAGCTGAGGCGCGAGGAGCCGCGCCTGGAGCAGGAGCTGAGGCGCGAGCAGGAGCTGAGACGCAAGGAGCCGCGCCTGGAGCAGGAGCTGAGGCGCGAGCAGGAAAGACGCGAGCAGCTCAGACGCGAGGAGCAGCGCCTGGAGCAGGAGCTGAGGCGCGAGCAGGAGGAAAGACGCGAGCAGCTCAGACGCGAGGAGCAGCgcctggagcagcagcagaggcGCGAGCAGCAGCTGGCAGAGGAGGTGGAGCAGGAAGAGGCACGTGAGCGGGGCAAGTGCCGCACCCCAAGGTGGCAGTGGCAGCTGGAAAGTGAAGCGGAAGCTCGTCAGAGCAAAGTTTACTCCAGGCCCCGcaggcagaaagaagagaagaggcagCGCCAGGAGCTCGAGCAGCAGCTGCGGGCGCAGGAGGAGGACGCCCAGGGGCAGCGCGGGGCCCGGCCCCTCGGAGAGGAGCGCGAACGCGGGCTGCAACGGGAGGAGCAGGTGCGCCGGCTGGAGGCGGAGGAAGAGCAGCGCCGCGACTCTAAATGGCAGTGGCAGGCGGAGGAAGAGAGCGAGAGGCGCCGCCAGAGGCTGTCGGCCAGGCCCGCTTTGCAGGAGCAGCGGGAGAGGCAGCTAAGAGCGGAGGAGCCACAGGAGCGGGAACTGTTCCGTGAGGAGGAGCAGCAGCGCCGACGACTCGAGAGGGGGCAGGAGCAGCAGGTCCgtgaggaggagaagcagctccGGTTGGAGAACTTCCAGGAGGATCAAGGGAGGAAGCTACGCCAGGAGGAGCAGCGCCGAGACCAAAAATGGAGGTGGCAACCCGATGAGGAAAGCCAAAGGCACCGCCACATAGTGTACGCCAAGCCAGCTGAACGGGAGCAGctgagggaggaagagcaggtgcagagggaggaaCGCGAGAAAAGGAGGCGCCAGGAGGAACCGCTcctgcaggaaagggaagagcagcTGCGCCGCCAGGAGCGCGACAGGAAGTTCCGTGAGGAGGAACAGCTcctgcaggaaagggaagagcagcTGCGCAGGAGGGAACGTGAGCAGCAGCTGCGCCAGGAGCGCGACAGGAAGTTCCGTGAGGAGGAGCAGCTcctgcaggaaagggaagagcagcTGCGCCGCCAGGCGCGCGACAGGAAGTTCCGTGAGGAGGAACAGCTcctgcaggaaagggaagagcagcTGCGCAGGAGGGAACGTGAGCAGCAGCTGCGCCAGGAGCGCGACAGGAAGTTCCGTGAGGAGGAACAGCTcctgcaggaaagggaagagcagcTGCGCCAGGAGCGCGACAGGAAGTTCCGTGAGGAGGAACAGCTcctgcaggaaagggaagagcagcTGCGCCGCCAAGAGCGTGACAGGAAGTTCCGCGAGGAGGAACAGCTcctgcaggaaagggaagagcagcTGCGCAGGAGGGAACGTGAGCAGCAGCTGCGCCAGGAGCGTGACAGGAAGTTCCGCGAGGAGGAACCGCTCCTGCAGGAAAGAGAAGAGCAGCTACGCAGGAGGGAACGTGAGCAGCAGCTGTGCCAGGAGCGTGACAGGAAGTTCCGTGAGGAGGAACAGCTcctgcaggaaagggaagagcagcTGCGCCGCCAGGAGCGCGACAGGAAGTTCCGTGAGGAGGAACAGCTCCTGCAGGAAAGAGAAGAGCAGCTGTGCCGCCAAGAGCGTGACAGGAAGTTCCGCGAGGAGGAACAGCTcctgcaggaaagggaagagcagcTGCGCCGCCAGGAGCGCGACAGGAAGTTCCGTGAGGAGGAACAGCTcctgcaggaaagggaagagcagcTGCGCAGGAGGGAACGTGAGCAGCAGCTGCGCCAGGAGCGCGACAGGAAGTTCCGTGAGGAGGAGCAGCTcctgcaggaaagggaagagcagcTGCGCCGCCAGGCGCGCGACAGGAAGTTCCGTGAGGAGGAACAGCTcctgcaggaaagggaagagcagcTGCGCAGGAGGGAACGTGAGCAGCAGCTGCGCCAGGAGCGCGACAGGAAGTTCCGTGAGGAGGAACAGCTcctgcaggaaagggaagagcagcTGCGCCAGGAGCGCGACAGGAAGTTCCGTGAGGAGGAACAGCTcctgcaggaaagggaagagcagcTGCGCCGCCAAGAGCGTGACAGGAAGTTCCGCGAGGAGGAACAGCTcctgcaggaaagggaagagcagcTGCGCAGGAGGGAACGTGAGCAGCAGCTGCGCCAGGAGCGCGACAGGAAGTTCCGTGAGGAGGAACAGCTcctgcaggaaagggaagagcagcTGCGCCAGGAGCGCGACAGGAAGTTCCGTGAGGAGGAACAGCTcctgcaggaaagggaagagcagcTGCGCCGCCAAGAGCGTGACAGGAAGTTCCGCGAGGAGGAACAGCTcctgcaggaaagggaagagcagcTGCGCAGGAGGGAACGTGAGCAGCAGCTGCGCCAGGAGCGCGACAGGAAGTTCCGTGAGGAGGAGCAGCTcctgcaggaaagggaagagcagcTGCGCCGCCAAGAGCATGACAGGAAGTTCCGCGAGGAGGAACAGCTcctgcaggaaagggaagagcagcTGCGCCGCCAAGAGCATGACAGGAAGTTCCGTGAGGAGGAACAGCTcctgcaggaaagggaagagcagcTGCGCCGCCAGGAGCGTGACAGGAAGTTCCGCGAGGAGGAACAGCTcctgcaggaaagggaagagcagcTACGCAGGAGGGAACGTGAGCAGCAGCTGTGCCAGGAGCGTGACAGGAAGTTCCGTGAGGAGGAACCGCTCCTGCAGGAAAGAGAAGAGCAGCTGCGCCGCCAGGAGCGCGACAGGAAGTTCCGTGAGGAGGAACAGCTcctgcaggaaagggaagagcagcTGCGCCGCCAGGAGCGCGACAGGAAGTTCCGTGAGGAGGAACAGCTcctgcaggaaagggaagagcagcTGCGCAGGAGGGAACGTGAGCAGCAGCTGCGCCAGGAGCGTGACAGGAAGTTCCGTGAGGAGGAACCGCTCCTGCAGGAAAGAGAAGAGCAGCTGCGCCGCCAGGAGCGCGACAGGAAGTTCCGTGAGGAGGAACAGCTcctgcaggaaagggaagagcagcTGCGCCGCCAGGAGCGTGACAGGAAGTTCCGTGAGGAGGAACAGCTcctgcaggaaagggaagagcagcTGCGCAGGAGGGAACGTGAGCAGCAGCTGCGCCAGGAGCGTGACAGGAAGTTCCGTGAGGAGGAACCGCTCCTGCAGGAAAGAGAAGAGCAGCTGCGCCGCCAGGAGCGCGACAGGAAGTTCCGCGAGGAGGAACAGCTcctgcaggaaagggaagagcagcTGCGCCGCCAGGAGCGCGACAGGAAGTTCCGCGAGGAGGAACGGCTcctgcaggaaagggaagagcagcTGCGCAGGAGGGAACGTGAGCAGCAGCTGCGCCAGGAGCGTGACAGGAAGTTCCGTGAGGAGGAACAGCTcctgcaggaaagggaagagcagcTGCGCAGGAGGGAACGTGAGCAGCAGCTGCGCCAGGAGCGTGACAGGAAGTTCCGCGAGGAGGAACAGCTcctgcaggaaagggaagagcagcTGCGCAGGAGGGAACGTGAGCAGCAGCTGCGCCAGGAGCGTGACAGGAAGTTCCGCGAGGAGGAACAGCTcctgcaggaaagggaagagcagcTGCGCAGGAGGGAACGTGAGCAGCAGCTGCGCCAGGAGCGTGACAGGAAGTTCCGTGAGGAGGAACAGCTcctgcaggaaagggaagagcagcTGCGCCGCCAGCAGAGAGAGGATCAGAGGCGCCGTAGCCAAGTCTGGGAAGAAGGAGACaaaggccgaaggcaggctctggAGCCCGGCAAGCGTCCGTTTGCTAGTGTCCCGGTGCGCTCCAGCCCTCTCTATGAGTACATCCAAGAGCAGAGATCTCAGTACCGCCCTTAA